One window from the genome of Thermodesulfovibrionales bacterium encodes:
- a CDS encoding NIL domain-containing protein codes for MKERVRLTFPQHLIKEPVIFTMAKKFDVMPNIRRARVTETVGEMVLELEGTNENLGKGIQYLKDQGVDVELVEGDIIE; via the coding sequence ATGAAAGAACGTGTGAGATTGACCTTCCCACAGCATCTCATCAAGGAGCCAGTTATCTTCACGATGGCAAAGAAATTCGACGTGATGCCCAACATCAGGAGGGCGAGGGTCACCGAGACCGTCGGCGAGATGGTCCTTGAACTGGAAGGGACCAATGAGAATCTCGGAAAGGGCATCCAGTATCTTAAAGACCAGGGTGTGGACGTAGAACTTGTTGAAGGAGACATCATAGAATAG
- a CDS encoding MoaD/ThiS family protein, whose translation MMAVKVRIPTPLQRLTQGKEEVEGVPGTVIDLIQDLDKRFPGIGERISEGGKIRRFVNIYVNEEDIRFLKAEGTSVKDGDEVSIVPAIAGGRN comes from the coding sequence ATGATGGCAGTAAAGGTAAGAATACCGACACCGCTGCAGAGATTGACACAGGGCAAGGAAGAGGTTGAAGGAGTTCCGGGAACGGTCATTGACCTCATACAGGACCTCGACAAGAGATTCCCCGGGATCGGAGAAAGGATCTCCGAGGGGGGGAAGATACGGAGATTTGTGAATATCTACGTGAATGAAGAAGATATCAGGTTTCTCAAGGCAGAGGGCACGTCCGTCAAGGACGGCGATGAGGTCTCGATCGTCCCTGCGATTGCGGGAGGACGAAATTAG